A section of the Alphaproteobacteria bacterium genome encodes:
- the pyk gene encoding pyruvate kinase — protein sequence MFETNKNAFRKTKILNSIGPATESAEMMEKMIKAGSSAFRFNFSHETVTHLDRLKTLREVSKKLGVYVTAVADIQGPKHRVGVFKDDKAKLEIGQKFTVDLDETPGDSTRVCLPHPEVIEALEVGSRILVDDGKVQLKVTKKGADFAETEVLSGEWIKNKKGFNIPDVRIKSSCLTKKDREDIEIINSADFDYLAFSFVQTAEDCRECRELVRDDIKIIAKMEKPQAMENLVEITKEVDALMVARGDLAVEVGAENVPLCQKEMIRVGRDLAKPVIVATHMMESMIDNPFPTRAEVTDVANAVFEGADCVMTSAETTIGDYPIETVEMMDSVIRKVEASEDYKRNLNAVILEGLEHNTVSDVMAHSAKQISNELSASAIVTATVSGTTAIRIAKNKPEAPILAVSLEPRTLGRLGICAGVRGVVTSEENNSELGMDNFARELAKKEVNAETGDHIVVSMGKKTPEAKSVMEEGNTNIVTVVRV from the coding sequence ATCTTCTGCATTTAGATTTAACTTTTCTCACGAAACAGTTACTCACTTAGATAGATTAAAAACTTTAAGAGAAGTTTCTAAAAAATTAGGTGTTTATGTTACTGCTGTAGCTGACATACAAGGTCCTAAACACAGAGTTGGTGTTTTCAAAGACGATAAAGCTAAATTAGAAATTGGCCAAAAATTCACAGTTGATTTAGATGAAACTCCTGGTGATAGCACTCGTGTTTGCTTGCCTCACCCTGAAGTTATTGAAGCTTTAGAAGTTGGTTCAAGAATTCTTGTTGATGATGGTAAAGTTCAATTAAAAGTTACTAAAAAAGGTGCTGACTTTGCTGAAACTGAAGTTCTATCTGGCGAATGGATTAAAAACAAAAAAGGATTTAATATTCCTGATGTTAGAATTAAATCATCTTGCTTGACTAAAAAAGATAGAGAAGATATCGAAATTATCAACAGTGCTGACTTTGATTACCTAGCATTCTCTTTCGTTCAAACTGCTGAAGACTGCAGAGAATGTAGAGAACTTGTTAGAGATGATATTAAAATAATTGCTAAAATGGAAAAACCTCAAGCGATGGAAAACCTAGTAGAAATCACTAAAGAAGTTGATGCTTTAATGGTAGCTAGAGGCGACTTAGCTGTTGAAGTTGGTGCTGAAAATGTTCCTCTTTGCCAAAAAGAAATGATCAGAGTTGGTAGAGACTTAGCTAAACCAGTTATCGTTGCAACTCACATGATGGAATCTATGATTGACAATCCATTCCCAACAAGAGCTGAAGTAACAGACGTTGCTAACGCAGTTTTTGAAGGTGCTGACTGTGTTATGACTTCTGCTGAAACTACTATCGGTGACTACCCTATCGAAACAGTTGAAATGATGGATAGCGTTATTAGAAAAGTAGAAGCTTCTGAAGATTACAAAAGAAATCTTAATGCTGTTATTCTTGAAGGCCTAGAACATAATACTGTTTCTGACGTTATGGCTCACTCTGCTAAACAAATTTCTAACGAACTTTCTGCTTCAGCAATCGTTACAGCTACTGTTTCTGGTACTACAGCAATTAGAATTGCTAAAAATAAACCAGAAGCTCCAATCTTAGCTGTTTCATTAGAACCTAGAACTCTTGGTAGATTAGGTATCTGTGCTGGTGTTAGAGGTGTTGTAACTAGTGAAGAAAATAATTCTGAATTAGGTATGGACAACTTCGCTAGAGAATTAGCTAAAAAAGAAGTTAATGCTGAAACTGGCGACCATATCGTAGTTTCTATGGGTAAGAAAACTCCTGAAGCTAAATCAGTTATGGAAGAAGGTAATACTAATATCGTAACAGTTGTACGTGTATAA
- a CDS encoding phosphoglycerate kinase produces the protein MKFHTMDDLLSKDLKGKRVFVRADLNVPLTEDGKVSDKTRIEKFAPTAIALSEAGAKVIVTSHLGRPEGKEAKFSLEQIAEEVANEVEQEVIFVDDCIGEEVEQTIADMNGGDILLLENLRFYKEEKKCDEEFSKKLANLADFYVDDAFATSHRAHASTFGITNHVPSFAGFLMENELNALGTILHKPTEIDGGKSGAIVGGAKVSTKITVLENLMDKIDVLFIGGAMANTFLLAQGYDMGKSLVEADMVDVAKTVLKKAEEKGCEIILPVDLVVAPEFKSYEENEVETVAIDAVPADCMALDFGSKTLELIKNKITELESIVWNGPFGAFEMKPFEKTTFEVADFIAKQTQASELTSVGGGGDTVSALKQSGNIEKMTYISTAGGAFLEYMEGKELPGVKALEK, from the coding sequence ATGAAATTTCATACTATGGATGATTTATTATCAAAAGATTTAAAAGGTAAAAGAGTTTTTGTTAGAGCTGACTTGAACGTACCTTTAACTGAAGATGGAAAAGTTTCTGATAAAACTAGAATTGAAAAATTTGCGCCTACTGCGATTGCTTTATCTGAAGCTGGAGCTAAAGTTATTGTAACTTCTCACTTAGGTAGACCTGAAGGAAAAGAAGCTAAGTTCTCTTTAGAACAAATTGCCGAAGAAGTTGCTAATGAAGTTGAACAAGAAGTTATATTTGTTGATGACTGTATTGGCGAAGAAGTTGAACAAACTATTGCAGACATGAATGGTGGAGATATTTTACTTCTAGAAAACTTAAGATTTTACAAAGAAGAAAAGAAATGTGATGAAGAATTTTCTAAGAAGCTGGCTAACTTGGCTGACTTTTATGTAGATGATGCTTTTGCTACATCTCACAGAGCTCACGCCTCTACTTTTGGCATTACTAATCATGTACCTTCTTTTGCCGGGTTCTTAATGGAAAATGAGCTTAACGCTTTGGGTACTATACTACATAAACCAACTGAGATTGATGGCGGTAAAAGTGGGGCAATAGTTGGTGGAGCCAAAGTTTCTACAAAAATTACTGTATTAGAAAACTTGATGGATAAGATTGATGTATTATTTATTGGTGGTGCAATGGCTAATACTTTCTTACTAGCACAAGGTTATGACATGGGAAAATCTTTAGTTGAAGCTGACATGGTTGATGTTGCAAAAACAGTTCTTAAAAAAGCTGAAGAAAAAGGTTGTGAAATTATATTACCAGTTGATCTTGTTGTTGCTCCTGAGTTTAAATCATATGAAGAAAATGAAGTTGAAACTGTTGCTATAGATGCTGTTCCTGCAGATTGTATGGCTTTAGATTTTGGTTCAAAAACTTTGGAATTAATTAAAAATAAAATTACTGAACTAGAAAGTATTGTTTGGAATGGACCTTTTGGTGCGTTTGAAATGAAGCCTTTTGAAAAGACTACTTTTGAAGTTGCTGATTTTATCGCTAAACAAACTCAAGCTAGTGAATTAACTTCTGTTGGTGGAGGTGGAGATACTGTTTCTGCTCTTAAACAATCTGGAAATATAGAAAAAATGACTTATATTTCTACAGCTGGAGGTGCTTTCCTTGAATACATGGAAGGGAAAGAATTACCTGGAGTTAAAGCTTTAGAAAAGTAA